The Micromonospora siamensis genome contains the following window.
GGTCGTCCCGCCCGGTGGTGTCGCCCCGGCCCGCGGTCGGTCCGCCCCGGCGGTCCGCCGCGCCGCCGCGGTCGCCGGCCGCGCCGTTCCCGCCACCCGGCGTGCCGCCCCGGCCGCCCGCCGCGCCGTCGCGGGCCCGTTCCGGCTCCCGGACCGGAACGTCGCGACCCACCCGTGCGGCGAGCACCGCGGTCGCCACGGCGGCGGTGACCGCCGAGTCGGCGGCGTGCGGCGGCTCGCCGGAGCGCGGCGGTGGGGGCATCCGGCAGACTCGGGTCAGCAGTGTCTCCAACGCCGGCGGCGGCAGGCCGGGCAGCAGGTCACGCACCCGACCCGACAGCTCCCGCCGCAGCCGGTCCAGGTCGTCGGCGCGGGGCGGGTGGCCCAGCAGCTCGGTGGCGAGTTCCCGCAGCACCGGCGGCGAGACCGCCGCCAGCCCGAGCCCGACGTCGGCGTGCGCGCCGCGCAGCTCCCGGTGCAGCCGGTCCCGGTCACCGGAGCGGACCCCGGCGGCGACCCGGTGCAGCAGCTCCCGGGGGTCGTCGATTCCCGGGTCCAGCGCGTCCGGCGCGCCCTCCGACCCGCCGGTCAGCTCGGCCACCCGCGCCGCCCACCAGCGGCGTACGGTCGGATCCTGCCCCTGCTCGGGGGCGGGCCCGGCGGCCGGCGGGGCGACCTCCCGGGGCTCGTCGTGCCGCTCCCGTGCCGACCCGTCGGAGCGCGGCGGCGGAGCGCCGTCGGGGGCGAGCCCGATCGCGGCCAGGTACGCCGACAGCTGCTCCTGGGCGACGCGCAGCGCGTACCCGGCCGTCTCGGCGTGCTCGGTGGCGGCGGAGAGCTCCGGCACCCCCATCGGGTTGGCGGACTCCTGGCGTACCCAGCGCAGCCGCTCGGTGGCCTGCCCGAACTTCTCCAGCGCCTGGGCCAGCTGCCCCAGCGGCAGCTCCTCGGCGGCGGCGCGCACCTGGGCGCCGACGTCCTCGATGATCGACACGGCCGCGCCTACAGGGTGGCGACGTACTGCTGCGCCTGCTCGACGGCGACCAGCGTCGCCGCGAGGCATTCCTCCAGCTCCTGGCTGGCCTGGGTCAGCGATGACTGGGCGGCCTCGACCGTCTCGTGCCCGCTGCCCTCGAGTGCCCCGGCCAGGGTCTGCTGCGCCTCGGCCAGCTTCTCCCCGGCGGCCTGCACCGCTGTCTGCCCGTCACCGATCTGTTGGAGGGCGATGTCGATGGCTGCCTTCAACTCGGCGACGCTCGCCACGGGGGACCTCCAGGGGGCGGGGAGAGATCTCCATTACAACCCATCCGTCAGGGGGAGAGAACATCCGCCCTGCCCGCGTTCCTGCCCGGGTGTCCGGTTACCGCCCTGACGTGCGCGAAGGCATCTCACGTACCCGCCGTCGGTCCTGTCACCGGTGCGGCCGGTCCCGTCCACGGGACCAGCTGTCAGGGGCGCACGCGGCGCGGCCCGTACACCTCGGCGCCCAGCGCCACCACCCGCTCGCGCAACCCCCGGTCGGCCGTCACCACCGCGCGGCGCCGGTTCCCGGCCTCGGCGACCAGCTCGACGATCGTGTCGTCGCCGGAGCCGGGCGCGGCGACCACCGTGACTTCCGGCGTCCCGGTGACCCCCCGGGCCGCTCCCTCCACCACCAGCACCACCTCCACCGGTCCGGGCAGCTCGGGCGGCAGTCCCGCCCCGGCCAGTCCGGCCAGCCCGTCGCGCAGCCGCGCGGCGGCGCCGGCCCGGTCCCGCCACCAGCCGTCCGGGCGTGAGCCCACGACGTTGGCGGCGTCCACGATCAGCAGCGGTACGGGGTCCACCCCCACAGCCTGCCACCGCGTTTGTCGCCCGGGCCGCCGGGTAGCCACCGGCGACCGTGCCGCGCCCGCGGTGTCGCCTCCGGCGGCCGTGTCGCGCCCGACAGCGGAGGACAGAGATGATGGGACCCGGCGACTACGGCAACGACCCGTGGGACGAGTTCCTGGCCCGGTACTTCGGCCGGGGAGAGGGCGGACGCCGGCCGGCGCACCGGGTCGACATCACCCGGTTGATGACCGCGGACGCCCGGGAGATGCTGGCCGACGCGGCCCGCCGCGCCGCGCAGAAACACAGCAACGACCTGGACACCGACCACCTGCTCTGGGCGGCCCTGCAAAGGGAACCGCTGCGCGACCTGGTCCGGCGGGCCGGCGCCGACCCCGACGCACTGGTCAACGCGCTCGGCGGGCGGGGGGAGGGCGCGCCCCGCGGCGAGGTGCCGCCGAACCTGTCCCTGACCCCGGCGGCGAAACGGGCCCTGCTCGACGCCCACCAGCTGTCCCGGGCGATGGGCGCGAACTACATCGGCCCCGAGCACATCCTGATGGCGCTGCCGCTCAACCCGGAGTCCCCGGCCGGCCGGATGCTCGCCGCCGGGCGCATCCAACCCGAGTCGTTGCAGGCCGCCGGCGCCGAGCGGGGCGCGATGCCGAGCCCCAAGCCGGACCGGGGCACCCCGACCCTCGACCAGTACGGCCAGGACCTCACCGAGCTGGCCCGGATGGACCAGATCGACCCGGTGATCGGCCGGGCCGACGAGATCGAACAGGCCGTCGAGATCCTGTCCCGGCGTACCAAGAACAACCCGGTGCTGATCGGTGAGGCCGGCGTCGGCAAGACCGCCATCGTGGAGGGGCTGGCCGAGCGGATCTGCGACGGCGACGTGCCGCAGACCCTGATCGGCAAGCGGGTGGTCCAGCTGGACCTGGCCGGCCTGGTCGCCGGCACCCGCTACCGGGGCGACTTCGAGGAACGCCTGAAGAAGGTCATCGACGAGATCCGGGCGCACCGCGACGAGCTGATCGTCTTCCTCGACGAGATCCACACCCTGGTCGGCGCGGGCGGCGCCGGCAGTGAAGGCGGCATGGACGCCTCCAACATGCTCAAGCCCGCCCTGGCCCGCGGCGAGCTGCGGGTGATCGGCGCGACCACGCTGGACGAGTTCCGCAAGAGCATCGAGAAGGACGCCGCGCTGGCCCGCCGGTTCCAGCCGGTCTTCGTCCCCGAACCCAGCGTCGAGGACACCGTGGCCATCCTGCGTGGCCTGCGCGACCGCTACGAGGCGCACCACCAGGTCCGGTTCACCGACGAGGCGCTGGTCGCCGCCGCGGAACTCTCCGACCGGTACGTCACCGACCGGTACCTGCCGGACAAGGCGATCGACCTGATCGACCAGGCCGGCGCCCGGATCCGGCTGCGCACCCGCACCCCGGCCTCGGACGTACGCGAGCTGGAACAGCAGCTCGACGACGTACGCCGGGACAAGGAGCAGGCCGTCGCCGACGAGCAGTACGAGAAGGCGTCCCAGCTGCGCGACCGGCTCGCCGAGGTGGAGGAGCAGATCCGCCGCGCCCGCGGCGACTCCGGC
Protein-coding sequences here:
- a CDS encoding ATP-dependent Clp protease ATP-binding subunit, translating into MMGPGDYGNDPWDEFLARYFGRGEGGRRPAHRVDITRLMTADAREMLADAARRAAQKHSNDLDTDHLLWAALQREPLRDLVRRAGADPDALVNALGGRGEGAPRGEVPPNLSLTPAAKRALLDAHQLSRAMGANYIGPEHILMALPLNPESPAGRMLAAGRIQPESLQAAGAERGAMPSPKPDRGTPTLDQYGQDLTELARMDQIDPVIGRADEIEQAVEILSRRTKNNPVLIGEAGVGKTAIVEGLAERICDGDVPQTLIGKRVVQLDLAGLVAGTRYRGDFEERLKKVIDEIRAHRDELIVFLDEIHTLVGAGGAGSEGGMDASNMLKPALARGELRVIGATTLDEFRKSIEKDAALARRFQPVFVPEPSVEDTVAILRGLRDRYEAHHQVRFTDEALVAAAELSDRYVTDRYLPDKAIDLIDQAGARIRLRTRTPASDVRELEQQLDDVRRDKEQAVADEQYEKASQLRDRLAEVEEQIRRARGDSGGGNQVPSVGPREIAEVVSRATGIPINQLTEEERDRLLRLEGHLHEKVVGQDDAVTAVAEAVRRSRTGLADPDRPMGSFLFLGPTGVGKTELARALAEALFGEADRMVRVDMSEFQERHTVARLIGAPPGYVGYEEAGQLTEAVRRRPYAVVLLDEIEKAHPDVFNILLQVLDDGRLTDSQGRTVNFKNTVLIMTSNLGSELITGSQRAVGFGAGEPGGTEESDELRERLMRRLQENFRPEFLNRIDEVIIFRRLEQQQLRQITELLLEETRRRLHAQDIEVDITTAGVDWLAEHGYQPEFGARPLRRTIQREVDNRLSRMLLENAVNSGQKVTVDARDGQLTFDVAAGERGYTAATTSHPR